In Sesamum indicum cultivar Zhongzhi No. 13 linkage group LG1, S_indicum_v1.0, whole genome shotgun sequence, the sequence GTATAATGTGTCCGCTCAATTGTCTAAGAAACCACTTCGAAGATAAATGTGATTTTTCATAGACAATTGCAAAAGTAAGAGGGAGTACCTGTTGATTTCCATCCATTGCAGCAGCAATCAACATTTTGTGCTTGTACTTTGTGTATAGATGGGTTCCATCTACTCTGATAAGTTTGCAACAGTGTTGGAACCATTCAATACACGGCTTGAACTCCCAGAAGACGCATCCTATCACATATGCACCAGTTGATGTGTCACGGGCTTGTGTTGCTATTCAACAATCGATCctggattatatttttggagagcTCCCAAGTATTTCGGTAGCTTTTGAATTGAACTCTCCCATATGCCGTAAACAATCTCACGTGCCATCTTCAAACTGTTCCATGCCTTTTGGTATAGTATATCGTACCTTGTATGGTCTTTCACAGTTTGGATGACATATTTTATTCCGTATGATGGGATACATTTTACCTGTCCTAAAAGTAAAGAAGCAACATAAACCCTATCTAAATTATCATGTTCGAGGGacatttgattcaatataCATGTATGGTTCCTTccatattttgttattgtccaccttccaattttttatttgaaaatccCTCGCAGCTCCCGATCAATTTTCTGCCTCAAAATCATTTGGTATAAAATGGGAGGTGGATGGAGTATGTGAATGAGTGGGCTCTGTGTAATTGAGTTCAATATTATCGAGCCCTTGCGTAACAGACACCACATTGGGAGTATAACACTCTGTATCATAATTCGATGTGCCTGCACCAAAATCGGTGTTAGAAGTACCTGCACCAAAATTAGTGTTATACGTACTTGTGAAATTTTCGTAGTTGGAAGATGAAGGGAATCCTTGGCTTGATAACAATGCCATGTATTCCCCCCACTGTTGACTCATCTGTGAGTTGTACAGAGGCCACTTTGCCCTGGACATGGTGCCCAGTGACTATTTATGGGCCAAATCCAAATGGACAACAATCACTGGCTCTCAGCAGCACTAGGTATCAGAGCCATATTGTTGAAGTTGTATTGAATAATTCAGCAACCCTTTATTTCTCTGCTTAATATgtagtatttatttgataataatagtagtCATGTTAAGAATACTAGAAAAGAGGAGTATGAACTCCCAAGAAATTTAGATCAACTAAATAAATGGACAATTCCTAAAGTAAATCCTAGATTAATTTAGAATATCGAAAGATTTGATTTCTGGAAAACGAAACAGGTAGTAAAAACTACTGAAGAATCTATTTCTCTTGATAATGAGGAAAAAGTAATAAAGCTTTTGGATTCTATGGATATAAGGCATTACCAAGAAgagtataaatttttacatattggTCTTGTTCAAATAGCCTTTAAGCCTCTAACATTAGAAGGTTTACCAGAAAGCTTTTTAGCTGCCCTAAGAGATGCCAGGAATTTAGACTGGAAGAAATCTCTAATAGGAATAATTCAATCTAGTCTAGCTCATGGGccagtattttttaatgtttaccCAAATCTACAATTATCAATGTCTGATGTGAATATACTCGATACACTGACGTTAAATGTTCAAACCcatggatataattatacacctGGATCAGAATTAATATGCATATGTTATAGAATTTACTATAAACTTCTCCATACACTTAACCCTAATTGTAGGACACAAGATAATAAAACTCTTGAACAAACAGTATTCTttgaaacaaatttacaaaattcaaggATTAATACTAGGAGACAAATAAAATGGAGCGAAGTAGAGTTTCCCGAACATTGGGTAATTGAAAAGGAGGTCCCCATTAAAAGTAATACTGAAAGTATGTATAcgaatattttacaaaatccaGAAGGAAATGTCATAATAGATTTTgttaatcaatcaaaatatttaagaagtaGCTCTTCAAAATATTCTAATATGTCTTATATATCATCAATAGAGGTAACAACCCCATCTAGGGCATCCACATCCCAAAtcagagaagaaaataatagcTCAAATTATGATAAGGTCGAGGAGATAAGGATACaaccaaataatattgttaaaggAGTATATAAGGATCCTAAactaaatgaagaattaactTCAGAAacgaatttttgtttataaatgaatacaCATGATATAATTGCTTATGAAACagaaatttcatttgaaaattatacaaacataaTCGATTTTAGTCCTGGATCCCTagctagaaaagaaattaagggagaattttctgaaaaaagatGGGAACCCTttagaaaatggttttttaaaaattttccacctgaaaaacaaaatgaaatttcaaatcaattctaTAAGGAACTATCTGTATGGAATAAGAAGGTTACCTTTGTTCCATGgtttataactaaatattcaaaaaaatatttaaatgtgttagaaagaaaatatttcctagAAAATGGGAAAATCCTCAATAACGTCTTTCCCCCTCAACAgccttttaaaatgaattcaaatgaaatagagattaattttaaagaatttttctaaattaattgaagatgATACCTTAATAGTTACAATAACAGAAATAAATGAGTTactaaaaaagcaaaattatgcCAATTTATACTTAAATGTTATAGGGGAACaaattatggaattaaataataagatagaTAAGATTATGGAGTGGCAAAGAAATTGGCAAAAGTAAATAAGCTCAACTAAGACAATAATTGAAGAAACAAGAGGAGAAATTATCGAGACCCTCAATTCAACCACCCCCGGATATTGtaggttttaatttaaaacctatAGGAGACCTAGAAAAGCTATTAGATCAAAAATGTAaaactctaaaattaaatactctaAATAATGAAGAAGATCCTCAGGATTATAAAGATGAATTCATGGaggaaattaacaaaatagaaaaattcgCTAGGAAGCCAATGCaaaccaaattttattatcctaGACCAACACCCCAAGATGTCCTttatgaagaacaagagataattgaccaaaatagttataatgaaaaataaatttatgaatggaacattgatggatttacagaaagacaaatttataatactataCATAGAATGATGATGTATAGTACtatttctaaagaaaataataattccgaTAAAGCTATTGCTAAAATGATCATAGTAGGATTCACTGGCCAATTAAAGGGATGGTGGGATAATTATCTCAGCCAAACTgataaagatgaaatattaatacagtgaaaattgaaaataataccTTAGAAGAGAAAGCAGTTTATACATTAGCCATAAACATAGTTGAGCATTTTACAGGTAGATGGTCAGATAATAATGAGAATATTCGAACACTTTTACAGAATTTAAAGTGTAAAACATTAACTTCATTTAGATGGTACAAAGATGTATTCCTTAGTAGAGTAATGAAACTCCCAGAGTCAAATGATTCTCATTGGAAGTCTAAATTTATAGATGACCTCCCTCATCTTTTTGCAGAAAGGGTTAGAAATGTCCTAAGAAAAGGAGACCTGCACAtcaattataatcaatatacttATGGGAAGTTAATTGGAACCTGCATCCAGGAAggattaaatttatgtaatgaaattagattaaataaacaaattaaaagacaaaatttaaCAGAGAAAAGCCAATTAGGACAGTTTTGTGCTCAATTTGGGATGGGAATGAAACCATCCGATAAATCAAAAATCTCTAGGAATAGAACTTCAAGGCTTAAAGAAAAGAGGTACAAGAagagaaaatttagaaaagaaataaataaagaaaaagactcagctagaaaaaatgaatggaaggctaaaaataataccacaaagaaaataagaagatgcTATATTTGTGGAGAAACAGATCATCTTGCAAATAgatgcagaaacaaaaaagctagaaggctgaaaaagaaaataaataatcttaatttacaagaagaagaaaaacaagaaatactcaatgtaatattttcggaaaaagaagaatcctcTGAATTAGAGGAATCAGAAGAGCAAAgtgaacttaaaaatattgaagaaaattttgagtattCATCAACCACTTTTgaatctgaagaagaagagcctTCTTGTTCATGTAGGCAGGAAGAAAATTCAcatcaagaattttatgaattaatgaaaaaatttaaagaaataggaaaaataaatattctcactgataatcatattattgaattacttAGGTAAATAAAGGATCCTGAAGTTAGGGACATTATCCTGAGTAagattgataataataatgccTCCACATTGGAGCCTAACCCAGTTTATGATAGAACTATTAATAAACCCTTTGAACCATATACAATAGCTGAAGTCAATAAATTGCTTAATGAAAAGCATACCACTAGAGATAACCCCTCTACTATGGAGGATctcaaaattgaagttgaaaagttaaaagaagagataaagaatattaaaaaatacaatcagTCTCTTACTAATAGACTTGAAAGGATTGAAATTAGCAAGAATAATGAAAtaggagaagaaaaatacgAGGAAGATTTTTATCCACTTTAGAAATAGTCACTAGTCAAAAATGGAATGTAAAAATTgatcttttaataaataacaattttaggaAAACATTTACTGCTCTTATTGACAGTGGGGCAGATATTAACTGTATTAAAGAAGGTTttagtattttgaaaaaacgaCCCACTCTTTATCATCTGCCAATggccaaaaactaaatataagctttaaaattccaaaagcttacatatgtaataataaaaaatgtattccaaCAAGCTTCCTGCTAACAAAAGatttaacaaatgaaattattcttGGAACACCTTtccttaaaaagatttttccgataaagaatattaatgaaaagggTATAATAGGAAcctatgataatgaaataataaaattcgaATTCATCACCCAACCAATAGACAGggttataaatgaaataaaagatttgaTAATATCTAAGACCAACCAAATATGTTTCATTAAGGaggaaataaattcaatacaaataaatgaactacttaaaaatcctaaattacaaggaaagattaaaatgattcaaaataaatttgaactagaAATATGTGATAAACATCCCAATGCATTTTggcatagaaaaaaatatattgttaaccTTCCctatgaaaatgaatttttagaagCAAACATCCCCACTAAGGCAAGACCATGCCAAATGAATAGTGAATACttagaattatgtaaaaataaaattaattctttaattgagaaaaatctaATTAGATCTTCAAAATCACCATGGTCATGTACTGCATTTTATGTTAACAAACATgcagagaaagaaagaggaaaacctagacttgtaataaattataaacccCTTAATAAAGTCTTAAAATGGATAAGGTATCCAATTCCTAATAAGAAGGACTTGTTAGATAGATTACATAGggcaataattttctcaaaatttgacttgAAATAAGGATATtggcaaattcaaataaatgaatcagATAGGTACAAGACAGCATTTACAGTCCTATTTGGACATTATAAATGgaatgttatgccatttggattaaaaaatgcaccttcagaatttcaaaatattatgaatgatatttttaatcaattctctaattttatcattgtttatattgatgatatcttAGTTTTCTCAAATAGTATCGAGGACCACTTTAAGCATTTAGAAATGTTTAAACCCTTAGTTAACCAAAATGGTTTagtattatcaaaataaaaaatgagtatttttCAGACAAAAGTTAGATTTCTTGGGCATCATATTGAAAAGGGAGAAATTATACCCATCAATAGAAGTATTGAATTCGCAAATAAATTCCCTGATAAAATCATTGATAAAACTTAATTACAGAGATTTTTAGGCAGTCTAAATTATATAGCCCCATACTACAAGAACATTGCCCAAGATACAGCAATATTGTATGATAGACTTAAAAAGAATCCATCGGAATGGACCGATGAACATACAAAAGCAGTaagattaattaaacaaaaggtaaaatcATTACCATGTCTAACTCTTGCTAATccaaattggaagaaaattattgaaacagATGCCTCTgatattggatttggaggactactaaaacaaattgatgaaaataagcAAGAATACTTAGTTAGATTCCATTCAGGGAAATGGAAAGCAGCCAAAGAAATTAAGCTACAGTTGCTAAAGAAGTTCTTGCTGTTGttaaatgtgttttaaaatttcaagatgattTACTTAAGAATTCACGATCAGGACAGATTGTTCTGCtgctaaatttatgtttaataaagattttaaacaTGATGTTTCTAAGCAAATGTTTGCTAGATGACAAACATATCTTGCTCCATTTAATTTCcctattgaatatattaaaggagaGACAAATAGTCTCCCTGATTTCCTATCAAgagaatatattgatggaAATGAATCTGGATGAATTTGGAAACGAAATGTTTAGAGGAATGAATATTTCCTCGACAATCCCAAATGGTTGGATTGAAGAAATGGTCATAGGAGAAAGATATTTTAGGAATGGAGTCCATTAGCCTATTTACTAATGGAAATTTTGGAATGAACCAATTGAATACAAGAcaagattaaaaagaattcaaaaaataatcagaaaacGAATTGATAAAGTCAAGGAAGTAATTTCTAACATTCTCATACAATTTTCAGATGCAAATGTCACTGCAGAAAATCATATTAAGCAACTTTGGATAGCAAATTTGCTATACCATCAACAAATTGCTGGTCTCTATGCTGGCTAATGattcatctttattttttaggaatGCTCTCCTAAaggggaagaggaagaagttCCTCCTCTAATCAGAGAGGAGGTAGGTTTCGAGCTGGTGATATTATCAAACATGGGAATAGGGCCTTAGttagagaaaatatttcaaaaatagaaaaatttaataacatccctGAAGAAGAGAATGAACTTTTCAAacagtttcttgaatttaaaaaggaacataaaaaattaacaactaaTGAATCATCAGCATCTTATGCAAAAATGGTAcaggaagatgaagatgaattaattaattaattacaaatttagaGAACACCACGAGATCATTATACTCCTTGAGAATGGTGATTTAAGGTGGGAAAAATGACCCATGGTATCTAACGAAAAGGTATCTTAAtgttgcatctttttcagcAGGGTCATATATACCTAGGGTACATTATGAATATACCCTTAAAGCTACTCAGAGTGttgaaattaatcacacattTTTCAGCAATGGGAAggaatttaattattccaaagcagtaattaaaaaatttatcactgTTGTTGAATGGGGAATTAACCCATTAGggaaaaaagaatactttcaCCCAGAgtctaaaaatacaataaaatctAACTACTGGGACTATGTTGAGGCATTCAATAAGgcttttctttatgaaaattataaaagaaaacatacatgattttttaaaatttgtccaTTGGTTTTTCAACAAGAGATACCAAATTGGGTATTCCAATGGTGGATAAGTTTTGGCCCATCAATTTCTATTCTTCCTGAAATCTTCTAGGAATATTATACAGAATGGCTAAATTATTCgccaaaaataatacaagcagaaaaatcaagaaaatggatGGAAGGAATGGCTTcactttatttctttatagaATTCTCTATCCCATGGTTCTGGAAATGGCTACCAGAGGTAGGAATTACCCTACAGAAAATTCCATGCATAAAAAGAAGGtttcgttcaaaattttggaataaattaattcaaattgatcCCGAGACCAAGAAATACTATGGCCAAGAAATCATCAATGagatggaggaaaaattacaaggaTATAAAGTTCttgcagaaaaagaagaaaatcaggCACCCAATCCTTTTGAACATTTCTTCTAGAGAATTCTGAATAAGAAAGCAGTAATCACGAAAGACCAAATGATTGAGGAATACCTCAAGCAAATGtagaataatttgaaaaagaatcttTCAGGAATTGCTTCTCCCATGGAGACCTCAagcaaaaatggagaaaataaattttcttgtctcGCTGGGGAAGCTCAAAATCCATTTGAGGAATTTTCTCAAGAAGAATTTCTTGATAATCTATTTAAAGGAATCCGGGAGacattaaaaggaaaataaaaaatggacattTCAGAATCATCTGAAGACAAAGAGGATCACAAGCAATCGGGATCAGAATCAGAAGGAAGTAGCTTCTCCAGACTTATGAAGAAATGAAGTGGCAACAGAGCTAGTCAACAGAATTGACCAAATGACACAACTCGAAAGGAGTACTCGTATTGTGTTTTAGTGGGACTCTATTCAGAATACAGCAAGCCGTATTCAAAGCATCTCCCCGCAAATACTTTGGTAACCCAGAGGTTAGTAGGAGATTGTTAATCATGTCTTTGAATGTTCTATTCTTTTGTTCAGCCATTCCATTAGACGAAGGGGAATATGGAGGAGTCTCTTCATGAACAATGCCAAAAGTTTGACAATATTTATTGAACTTACTCGACTCATACTCTCCTCCTCTATCGGACCTTAGTCCTTTATGCTTCTTACTAGTTTGGgtttctgcttcatttttaaacaaaataaatttatctaagacttcatccttatttttcatgagaaacaCATAACAGTCTCCACTGCAATCATCTATAAATGTGATAAAATATCGTTTGTGGTCCCTGGTCAAAACTCCATTGAACTCACAAATATCTGTGTGaactaaatcaaatatttctgAATCCCTTTCAATTGACTGATAGGGTTTCCTAACTTGTTTAGCTTCTACACAAACTTGGCATTTGTGATTtcgttcaatattttgactaggaattaaattcaaattcatcattcatttgatcgaatttagatttaaatgaCCTAACCTACTATGCCACAGAGTAGAAGATTcaacattcaatataatagaatcataaatatcaattttattattatcaactcGAACTTTGAACAAGCCATCGTCTGAATAGCCTTTATcgacaaaaataccaaattactgaattacaactttattgaatttaaaaactaattcATATCCCTccctaactattacagaacCACTAATGATGTTTCTTCTGACAGTGGGTACATGATGAACTCTTTTTAGCGATAGAATGCGCCCTGAAGGAAACTTCAAGTCCACGTTTCCCATCCCAAGTATTTCAGTTGTACTGGAGTTCCCCATAATTACTGTCTTCCACTGATGGCCTGATAAGACACAAAGAGAGATTTATCAGCACAAACGTGCACATTCGCTCTAGTGTCAAACAACCAATCATACAGTTCATAAATAATCAGGAGTTTGGGTTGTACAGATACATACCCACCAGTTGCTCCTGAGGTGCTAGCAGCACTAGAACCTCCAACAACCATGTTGACAGCTGCTTGCGCAGTCTTGGTCTGTTTATTAGAACAAAGCTTGACCTAGTGACCAACCTGCTCAAAGTTCTAGCatggtttgtttgcttttggtttcttatttttggaggccTTGCTTTTATCGATGGCTTCCTAGTTCGTGTTAATCTTATTCACTTTTTGTTTCCCCAAGATTGGCCCTTGGTTGATGTTCAACAGGCATCTTGTGCATTTGATTTCTATGTTCTTCCTCAATGCTGATATCAATCATAAGATCATCAGGAGACAATCTCCCTTTCTGATGCTTGAGTttcatgccaaaatttttcCAGGATTTGGGAAATTTTTCCACTATAGACATGATCAGAAACTTCTCGGGAAGCTTCATCTCAGCATCAGCCAGAGGATGCTCAAGGTTGATGATCTCATGAGTCTGTTGAGCTACAAACCGATCCTCAACCATTTGATACCTCATGAACTTGGAAACAGAATACTTTTCGAGCCCTTGctcttcaatattatattttcgaTCCAACTCATCCCACAGAGACTTAGCAATGTAAGAACCGGAACAATAGACATTGAAGAGCTTATTTGACAAGGCTGATAAAATCGCTCCTCTGCCTATTTGATCCCTTTCTGTCCACTGCGCTATCTCAGCAGTTTTGGGATCGGTATTAGTAGGTTGAGGTCTGATCACCTGAATCACTGAGAAGAGTCCTTTCATcgtcaaccaaattttcattcgtTGTTGCCAACGTTTGGAAAACTGGCCTAAAAACTTGTCCGGTAAACCGGTCAAGTCGACCTTGGGTGTGATCGGAATTGCAACATAAATCGGCTCGGTCATCTATAGTATTTTAGGAAACTAAAAGTAACGTTTCAAAAAATGAGTTTGAAGATAGCGTTTTTCCAAAAACAGTTCCAACAACAAAATCCGATTTTTCAAAACCTGtgtattttcttcaagattgttggaaaaatatttggtttcagGCAGTCGAAAcgatgttttgaaatattacaatcggATTTagaattcaaaagaaaataaagccACGTTGGAACAAGGAACATAAAGCAATTAGATACGCTATTTatgacaagaaatttaaatcgaaaacttacaacgagaattgtatcgtaacaGTTCTTAGTCCAATTGAAGTCGTTAATTTTACTGAATCCCATAATACTGCTTGccttaaagaaaatatgcgTCCCGTACCAATAGTGCACCGGGTTCAACGTAATTTCTTCCAGGATAAGACAGTTACAATTCTTTTGGCTTTAATACTATACCGAAGAACACCTCgatcaaacactcaaaatctcaACAACTAGAATTGTTGTTTGCTCTTTCTGTGTTGCGTGCTCCAAGTGAAGAATGGCATGCCAAAAAGTCAACCATAAAGAGGCTAATAAAATCAGCCATAAAGGCTTTAATATGGCCAAATGAAACAGCCAATTTTTGGTCAAAAACGGATGTGTAATTGCATGAAAATAATGGCCTAGGAGAAATAACAAGACCATTCAATACCTCTTCAATTCTGTGAGTTTAATttgaaaactcaaattcaatACGTCCTTCCAAAATACTCTCTTTGAAAAGGTGAATTTATCAAGGAAAAGTGATTTTGGACATATATAACACCACATCTTATGtaatcaaatagaaaaaataaagagataattgTATGTATATccttgatttataatttatttacacaaattatcattgtttattttgtgtaattatagaACTTATTTTTGATAATCAAATAGTAATTTGGGTAATATTCTTAATGTTTCTAGaagatgtatatatgtgtaacttttcaaaaagtatagGTGATCCGTACAATTAAAGTCGACTTTTCTAATGGGTAtatgtaattcttttaaacAGTAGGatttatttgtgtaaatagactaAAAATTAGGGGttgcaaatataattatctcaaataaaagtaatatccCTATATTTCtaggtgaatagcaatttttaCCTCACTGTGGTATTAAAAATGAACACATTACCcccatgaaaaaaatatagctatTTACCCcactatactttttaaaatggagcaatttatagggaggtaattgcttcattttaaaaattataggagggtaaattgttgtgttttaaaaaaatatagagaggcAAATCACTATTggttttttcataagggggtaatttgctcatttacaatatcacaagaggtTGCTTGTatctttttcctatatttctCTTCTGCCTTTTGCTcactataaaagaaaaaaaaaaaacgggAGACAGagaaaaaatgacaaatagaattatatataataacaattttattgatatcacTAATTACATGTATTAATTGTCTTTTCAGTCTCCCGACTTCATATTAACGAAGAAATGATCGACCACAATCACGAAAATTAACATGTCTATGTATTTATCGATCCCATATAGTTAAAAGAATGcatttcatttaaatagaatatttaattttactataatttatcctgcaaattttaaagtaaCTACAATGAATAGATAGATGGTTAGAcacttcatttttattttttttttaataggatGTGTgttcttatattattaaatatttttaaattttatgattcatGTAATACATAGATACTTTGAATTTCAAACCAACAAgttcattaaaagaaaataataaaattataaattattataaagtagatatataatttacatgcGTACGACTCGAACCCATAATCTTTTggtgaaatatataattttctgatGAAATAAACTTCGTATTTGAATCCATCAAACAATAATATCCAACaatgaaaagataaaacagaaaaaaaaaattacaaaaatgccAAATATGGGGTACACAGAATATATCTAagcattaattaagttaaattaaaaaggaattttttaaaatatttcataattataaatactccttcattatttgaaaatgataaagactttcctaaaattaatgaccatctaacaaatacctcCTTATAACAACTCATTGTACGGACGTATTTATCTCAATCACatgggatatttataattttttaagcaataagaaaataattaaaattatgacaaactctttttaggaaaaaaaatcgttGTACTTTACGCTGTTAAGTAGGAGAAAGTTGATAATGTTATGCATGAACTAGAATAcgtaaaatatacatatttcttCACcgtttctttaaattaattttggatcagtaattctttattcatacatatttaaaattaatttattttatcaattttgattagttaTCTCATTTTTGTTAGAGGTGCGAGATGAACCAAGCCGtgtattattatatagttAGGCCGCATTTACTTTGGTTGATTAACCTGTCTAACGAAAATAGTATAGCATAATTTGTTGTTTACTTTGATTGATTGGAACCCGGAATATTAATTGCACAAGCCCGGTAGTGTAGAAGTTAAATAACTCATCTTACCAACTATGGTGGGTTGAGTTATCTCGATTTTAGTAGGCATTAGGCAATCTGTCCTCAATTCCTCACTTTAATCTACTGTCTGCCCCTTCTTTCTGACTTTATGTGCTGCCAACAACTCCATTTACTGCTATTTTGCTCCCGTTAAAACTTTGAAAGCGATTGAAGTTCACGGCAATAGCTTGGTTCTTTGAGCAGAGAAAGTCAGccttcacattttttaaaaattttttctttattttaggTTGACTTGGTATTGTATAATATgtctaaataatattttattttgttctttaaaatatattgaactttATTCTGAcgtcattttatatatatatattggattgGTTTTTGTTGAGATGCACTAACATTGCTTCCAGATCTGAGAAAA encodes:
- the LOC105158731 gene encoding uncharacterized protein LOC105158731 codes for the protein MTEPIYVAIPITPKVDLTGLPDKFLGQFSKRWQQRMKIWLTMKGLFSVIQVIRPQPTNTDPKTAEIAQWTERDQIGRGAILSALSNKLFNVYCSGSYIAKSLWDELDRKYNIEEQGLEKYSVSKFMRYQMVEDRFVAQQTHEIINLEHPLADAEMKLPEKFLIMSIVEKFPKSWKNFGMKLKHQKGRLSPDDLMIDISIEEEHRNQMHKMPVEHQPRANLGETKSE